The following coding sequences are from one bacterium window:
- a CDS encoding nucleotide sugar dehydrogenase: MKNDRAVVGVVGLGYVGLPLALAFVERGLGVLGFDIDAAKVAAIERGDSYIAYLPAARVAAALGAGLSATTDFSRASECDALLMAVPTPLTRHREPDLSFVERTAEQIAPHLRAGQLVVLESTTYPGTTREVVVPILEEHSGLVAGEDFFVAYSPEREDPHNKEFDCTRIPKIVGGLDEKSLALACALYGRLTAVVPVSSLAAAEAAKLLENIFRGVNIALVNEMKLVLDAMDLDVWEVIDAAATKPFGFMPFYPGPGLGGHCIPIDPFYLTWKAREVGVPTRFIELAGEINTRMPEYVVERLAIALNDRSKSVRGARILIVGMAYKKNVDDLRESASLRLVRLLLSRGADVAYHDPHIPKIKPTREYPDLAGLQSVPLDDLTRYDAVLIATAHDGIDFERIAREAAIVVDTRNAIRRRDLANVYRA, from the coding sequence ATGAAAAACGATCGCGCCGTCGTCGGCGTTGTCGGGCTCGGCTACGTCGGCCTGCCGCTGGCGCTCGCCTTTGTCGAGCGCGGCCTCGGCGTCCTGGGATTCGACATCGACGCCGCCAAGGTCGCCGCCATCGAACGGGGCGACAGCTACATCGCGTATCTGCCCGCCGCGCGCGTCGCCGCGGCGCTTGGCGCGGGCCTGTCCGCGACGACGGATTTTTCGCGCGCGAGCGAATGCGACGCGCTTCTCATGGCGGTCCCGACGCCGCTGACGCGCCACCGCGAACCGGATCTGTCGTTCGTCGAACGGACGGCGGAGCAGATCGCGCCGCACCTTCGCGCCGGTCAGCTCGTGGTCCTGGAGTCAACGACGTATCCCGGCACCACGCGCGAGGTGGTCGTGCCGATCCTCGAGGAACACTCCGGGCTCGTGGCCGGCGAGGATTTTTTCGTCGCCTATTCGCCCGAGCGCGAGGATCCGCACAACAAGGAATTCGACTGCACGCGCATCCCGAAGATCGTCGGCGGGCTCGACGAAAAAAGCCTCGCGCTCGCGTGCGCGCTGTACGGCCGGCTGACGGCCGTCGTACCCGTGTCCTCGCTCGCGGCGGCGGAGGCGGCCAAGCTCCTGGAGAACATTTTTCGGGGCGTGAACATCGCGCTCGTCAACGAGATGAAGCTCGTGCTCGACGCGATGGACCTCGACGTCTGGGAGGTGATCGACGCCGCCGCGACCAAGCCGTTCGGCTTCATGCCCTTTTATCCGGGCCCCGGACTTGGCGGACACTGCATTCCCATCGACCCGTTTTACCTGACATGGAAGGCGCGGGAGGTCGGCGTGCCGACGCGCTTCATCGAACTGGCCGGCGAGATCAACACGCGCATGCCCGAATACGTCGTCGAGCGCCTCGCCATCGCCCTGAACGATCGTTCAAAATCGGTGCGCGGCGCGCGCATCCTGATCGTCGGCATGGCCTACAAGAAAAACGTGGACGATCTGCGGGAGTCCGCGTCGCTGCGTCTTGTGCGCCTGTTGCTTTCGCGCGGGGCGGATGTCGCCTATCACGACCCGCATATTCCAAAGATCAAGCCCACGCGCGAGTATCCCGATCTCGCGGGCCTTCAAAGCGTGCCGCTTGACGACCTGACGCGATACGACGCCGTGCTCATCGCCACCGCGCACGACGGCATCGACTTTGAGCGCATCGCGCGCGAGGCGGCCATCGTCGTCGATACGCGAAACGCGATTCGGCGCCGCGATCTGGCGAACGTGTACCGCGCGTGA